Part of the Bacillus cabrialesii genome is shown below.
ATGGGGGCAGCCAATTCTATTTGATAACGACAACCTTCCCCTTTTTCCAACAGAAATCTTCCCCGATTGGCTGAAAGATTATGTTGAGGCCGTTGCAGAAGAGACGCAAACTCCAAGAGATACAGCCGCAATATTAGCGTTATCAATACTATCAACAGCGCTCTCGGGTAAATTTAAAGTTAACCCTGTAGGGAATTGGATAGAGCCTCTTAATCTATATACCTTAGTTATCCTTCCACCGGCCAACAGAAAAAGTGCAGTATTTGAATTGATGAAAAGACCAATTATAAAATTTGAAAAAGAGGAAAGAGAAAGGAAACAGCCAGAAATTAACAAAAACAAGGTGACAAGAAACTCTCTTACAAGAAGGAAAAATCAACTTGAGCAACAATTTATGAAAACATCAGATGAAACCCTCTTGAATGAAATAGAGTCAATTGAAGAAAAACTTGGCGAAAACTTGCAACTTACCCTTCCTAGGGTGGTGGTAGACGATGTTACCCAAGAGCGCTTAGTTGGATTATTAAAAGAAAATGATGGGAAAATATCAATCTTATCCGCAGAAGGAGGAATATTTGAAATTATTGGAGGTAGGTATACAAACAGTGGAAAAGCAAACTTAACATTTTTTTAAAAGGTCATAGTGGTGATTACTGTACTGTTGACCGTATGGGAAGAGAAGAAATAATAGAGGAACCGAAAATTACCATGGGTTTATTTGTACAACCTGATATTATCAAGTCATTTCCTAATAGTTTTAATGGAAGAGGATTACTTGCTCGATTCCTTTATTCAATACCAAATTCCATTGTAGGTAAAAGGAAAATTAGGCCAAAGCCCATAGAAGGAAACATTCTTGATAAGTACATCAATACTGTACTCAAACTTTGTGAATTTTCTCCAAGTGACACAATTCATCTCCAATACGATACTGAAGCTGACTCAATTTTACAAGCTATGCAGCTAGATAATGAAATAAAATTAAGAGAAGATGGTGAGTTGTCTGATATTCCAGATTGGGGCGGCAAGCTAATGGGGCAAATAGTTAGAGTAACAGGATTGCTACATTTAGCGGAAGTTTTCGGAGAAAATGAAAAATTGAATGGCGGTGACATACCGAGAATGATAAAGGTAAGCACTGTAAGCAAGTGTTCTAAGTTAATTAATTATCTTTCAGAACATGCCAAGTCTACCTTTGGATGTATGAAAATAGATCAGAGAGTAGAAGATGCAAAATATCTGTTGAAAGTAATACTGAATAAAAGGTCGGATGTAATCCTTTATCGTGACATCCAACAACTTACAAAAAAAAGATTCCCAACTACAGACACATTGAAATCGACACTTAGCTTTTTAGAAGGGAGGGAATTAATAAAATTAATTCAATCTAACAAGAAATATATTATTCATGTGAATCCACAACTACTTGACAATAATAAGTCTACCCCCGTTACCCCAAAGGTCATAGATTAATTGATTCTTAGGGATTTAATAAAATCAAACACAGGTCATAGAATTCCCCGTTTACCCCCATTTTCTTCTATAGGGGGGAAATGGGGAAAGGATGACTAAAACAGATATTGTTACGCACCTCATGGTTACAACAGTTTTCAAACATGGGGGTAATGGGGGTAAAAATAACCTCTAATGTGAAGAATTTTTTTAGTGTATAAAAAGACACTATTATACCTACTTTTTGTTAAAGAAAAATCGCTCTAGCCCTTGATATAACAATAATAGCATGGGAGATGAAAAAAATGTCTATATCGAAGGGGAATGTCCGTTTAAAAAAACCCCAAGATGTCAGGAGAATGCTTGCAAGAGTCATTAATGAATTGCTACAAGAAGAGCCCCCCACTATCGAAAGAGCCAGAGTGATTGCTACCCTATCCAATAGCATTATTAAAGCTATGGAAGTAGGGGAACTTGACGAAAGGATGAAAGAGATTGAAAAGCGGTTAGAGGTGGAAACTTCATGAAAATACGTCAAAGGATAATTAAATCGGAAAAGGTATTATCAACTATAAAATCAAAGCAAGGGAAAAATGAAATAAATCCTGTACTTTCGTGGTTAATTGAAAATAATAGAGAATTTAGGGAATGCCTTAAGCAGCTTTGGAGATTGAGGTGGAAGGCAGAACAGGGTACTTATCAGTGGGAGCGTTGGCAAGAACCGTATCGAGAACAAGCTGGAACTCTTGTTAAACGCATGGATGAGCTTTTAGAAAAACATAAGGATTGTTTTGACAATAAAACCTGAGGGAAGGATAGGGGATTATTGATGTAGACAGTATTTTAGTAATTTCAAAGGAAAGCACAAAAAAGACAAGCCCTTTAAGGAGCTTGTCTAAAAAACGTAAACATAAACATAGATATAAACCCAACGTTGAGGGTTCATCTATAAAGTATTGTAGCGAATGAACCATCTGAAAGGCAATAGAAAATAATCGTAGAAAGACCACAGTTAGGTAAAACAATAGCTAAGCAAAAAGGTGCTTTTAGAGAAGGCAAAGCCCAACATACATTCCCATATATAATCTAATTTGTAAAAATGAGATTAACCAGTTTATTAAAGCGGTTAACGAGGATTGGAAACAGGTTTTGAGTGATTTCCATCTTAATATGAGTGGAAATGGATTAGAATTGAAAGATGCTGATCTAAACAATCCTCTAGAATTTAAGTTAAGAAAAACGAGTGAATTGCCTCCATATGTACAAGATATGATAAATCAAAAAGATATAGATGTAACTAAATATGATGAAATATCGCATGTATTTTTACTTTCGCTTGACGACTTCCTATTATCAATAACATAGCTCCACATTATGCATCCTCTCAGCATATCAGTAATTAAGAAGGACAATAAACATATTGTGCATAACGTAAGCTTCTGTGAAGTTAAAAAGCCGTTAGGTTTCGATTGAACCTAACGGCTTTTAAATATAATCTTTCTTCAAGTTAATTGATGCATTTGGCCACATTTTGATTTTGAAAATATGGTAATTAATGTAGAAAAAGGAACTAGAATAATATATATTTATTGTGAAATAAGGTTGAAATTTCATAATATTTCGGTGGGAATATAGAACTATTTACTGGGGGACTAATAGATGAGACAAAGAGCTTTAAGTTTATTACGTGCAATGGTGAATAATCAAGCTGTCTTTAAAGAGGATCAGTTAGAAGCAATTGAATCCGTATTAAATAGAGAGAAGACATTGGTTGTTCAACGTACTGGATGGGGAAAAAGTATGGTTTACTTTATTGCAACTAAATTATTAAGAGAGCAAAATGAAGGACCTACAATACTTATTAGCCCTCTCCTTTCTTTAATGAGAAACCAGATTGAGTCAGCGAGGAAAATTGGAATCAATGCTGTGACGATAAATAGTAGTAATGACGAAGAATGGGACGAAATTGATGAACTCCTTTCTAGAAATCAATGTGATATTCTTATTGTTTCTCCTGAACGATTATCAAATCAACGCTTTATTAACAATACTTTACCTTTAATAGAGAATAATGGAGGAATTGGCTTCTTTGTTGTTGATGAAGCTCACTGTATTTCTGATTGGGGGCATGATTTTAGACCTGATTACAGACGGATTGTTAGGATTGTTAATGGTCTTTCTCCCAATGTTCCTATATTAGCTACCACAGCTACAGCAAATAACAGAGTTGTTAGGGATATAGAAGAACAGTTAGGGAATGACTTAAAAATAATGAGAGGAACACTAAAAAGAGAGTCATTAAGGCTTTCTGTTCTACATATGCCAGATCATGCAAAAAGGTTAGCTTGGTTAGCAGAACAGATTCCCCAAATGAATGGCACAGGGATTATTTATTGTACTACCATCGGAGAGTGTGACAGGGTTTCCAGTTGGCTTCAGAGTCAAGGAATTAATGCTCTTCCATATCATAGTAGATGTGAAGATAGAGAACTGCTAGAAAGTAAGTTAATTAGAAATGAAATAAAGGCCTTAGTTGCAACCGACGCTTTAGGTATGGGTTTTGATAAACCTGATTTAGGTTTTGTGTTTCACTATAGTATGCCTGGTTCATTAGTATCTTACTACCAGCAAATTGGCAGAGCAGGAAGGTCCCTATCTAACGCTGATGTAGTGCTACTTTTTTCAGAAGATGATAAATTTATACACGAAGGGTTTATTGATAGTTCTTTACCAGAACAGAGCTATATGGAAATAATATTGAGTTTATTGATACAGTATGGGGGACTTAGTAAGTATGAGTTATTATCTAAAGTTAACTTTTCAAATGGACAAGTTGATCAATGTCTAAAGTTGCTTGAAATAGATCAACTTGTCTTTAAACAAGGTACAAAATTTTATCGGTCAGCCAAACCAGTTACTTCTGAGTTGCTGAAAAATGAAAATGTGCACCAAACCAAGATAACTGAATTAAACAACGTAGTGGAATATGCCAATACAAGCGAATGCTTAATGAAATTTATTTCAGAGGAATTAGATGATATTGATATAGACGATTGCGGAAAGTGTCAAAATTGCATTGGAGACAGTATCTTTCCTGAGGAAGTTAGCAGCAGCCTGTTGTGGGCAGCAAATGACTTCTTGTATAATCAGCCATTTGTGATTGAACCTAGAAAACAATGGCCACCTAATGGAGTTGGGGGGCTAAGAGGGAAAATTTCTGTTGAACTAAGAAACGAAGAGGGAAGGGCATTGAGTCTTTATGGCACTGCTGGTATCGGAAGAATGGTTAAGGTAGCGCGATATGAAAATGGGTATTTTGGAGAAGGTCTTGTAGAGGCAACAGTTCGTTTTATATCCACTAAATGGGACATGAATCCTCAACCCCAGTGGGTTACTTCAGTTCCTTCTCTGCGAAATCCGTTACTAGTCCAAAGCTTTGCTAAAAGTGTAGCTGAAAGATTAGGATT
Proteins encoded:
- a CDS encoding RecQ family ATP-dependent DNA helicase, giving the protein MRQRALSLLRAMVNNQAVFKEDQLEAIESVLNREKTLVVQRTGWGKSMVYFIATKLLREQNEGPTILISPLLSLMRNQIESARKIGINAVTINSSNDEEWDEIDELLSRNQCDILIVSPERLSNQRFINNTLPLIENNGGIGFFVVDEAHCISDWGHDFRPDYRRIVRIVNGLSPNVPILATTATANNRVVRDIEEQLGNDLKIMRGTLKRESLRLSVLHMPDHAKRLAWLAEQIPQMNGTGIIYCTTIGECDRVSSWLQSQGINALPYHSRCEDRELLESKLIRNEIKALVATDALGMGFDKPDLGFVFHYSMPGSLVSYYQQIGRAGRSLSNADVVLLFSEDDKFIHEGFIDSSLPEQSYMEIILSLLIQYGGLSKYELLSKVNFSNGQVDQCLKLLEIDQLVFKQGTKFYRSAKPVTSELLKNENVHQTKITELNNVVEYANTSECLMKFISEELDDIDIDDCGKCQNCIGDSIFPEEVSSSLLWAANDFLYNQPFVIEPRKQWPPNGVGGLRGKISVELRNEEGRALSLYGTAGIGRMVKVARYENGYFGEGLVEATVRFISTKWDMNPQPQWVTSVPSLRNPLLVQSFAKSVAERLGLPYLEVIDKVKHTTEQKYMKNSFLQASNVIDAFSVNQVCPSTPVLLIDDIMNSGWTFTICGVLLRNAGSGPVIPFALSTTPN